Genomic segment of Pseudomonadota bacterium:
GCTCTGCACCTCCCGGGTTATCTCGTCCGTCACCGGAGCCGGCACCAGGTATTCGGAATAGCCCTTGGTATATTTAGCGCGATAATCATAGACACCGCCTCGGGCCCGAATTTCGATCAGAGGCAGGGGCTCACCGTTCAGCACCGCCGCAGTCAATTCCAACCCCGGAACATAGCTTTCCAGCAAAACCGGCTGATTGTAGCGATGTGCCTGCGCAAGCGCCTCGGGCAGTTGCTTTTCGTCAGTGACGATGGTCATACCCAGGCTCGAACCTTCAGCCACCGGCTTAACCACCAGAGGATAGCCGCCGGGTGGCAGTTTCACCTCAAGCTCTGCTTCGGTCGAGACGGTATAATCCGGCGTCGGCAGGCCCTGGGCGCGCAGGATTCTTTTGGTCATAACCTTATTCATGGCGATGCTGCTGGCCATAACCCCGGGCCCGGTATATGGAATCTGCAGATATTCGAGAACCCCCTGAATCGTTCCATCCTCTCCGTAAGTCCCATGCAGGGCATTAAAAACCACCGCAACCTGAGACTCCCGCAAACGCTCAACTATCTGCCGGTCGACATCGATCAGGGTGACCAGATAACCAAGCTCCTGCAAAGCCATGGCCACCGCCTTACCGCTTTTCAGCGAAATTTCCCGTTCCGCAGAAAGCCCGCCATACAGCACTCCGATTCGAGTTTCCGCCGCAATTTTCATCCACCCCTCCGCGACCGCCAGATTTTTTATTGGTCCGCAAAAAATTTTATTTCCGCTTCCAGCTCGATACCGCTGTTTTTCCGGACTCGCCGGC
This window contains:
- a CDS encoding D-alanine--D-alanine ligase, producing MKIAAETRIGVLYGGLSAEREISLKSGKAVAMALQELGYLVTLIDVDRQIVERLRESQVAVVFNALHGTYGEDGTIQGVLEYLQIPYTGPGVMASSIAMNKVMTKRILRAQGLPTPDYTVSTEAELEVKLPPGGYPLVVKPVAEGSSLGMTIVTDEKQLPEALAQAHRYNQPVLLESYVPGLELTAAVLNGEPLPLIEIRARGGVYDYRAKYTKGYSEYLVPAPVTDEITREVQSLACAAARILSCDRGAVRVDFRLDMDNRPFIIEVNTVPGMTETSLLPKAAAAAGIDFVTLIDRILKGAGLDLAPA